DNA sequence from the Deltaproteobacteria bacterium genome:
TTTTCAAAACACTCTCTTAGAAGAGCTGTCCCTGCGCACCACCGTCAGATCGCGTCATACCGAAATGACGATATGCTTGCAATGTGGCCAGTCGTCCACGCGGGGTCCGCTGCAGATAGCCCTCCTGGATGAGGTATGGCTCGTAGACATCTTCGACCGTACTTTTCTCTTCACCGATGGCCGCCGCAATGGTCTCAACGCCAACCGGTCCACCGTTAAACTTCTCGATGATAGTGAGGAGGATGGCACGGTCCATTTTGTCGAAGCCGACGTCATCGACTTCCAGCAACTGCAGGGCTTCACGTGCCACATCGCGCTGTATGACACCGTGATTCTTCACCTGGGCAAAATCACGCACCCGTCGTAACAAACGGTTGGCAATGCGCGGCGTGCCACGCGAGCGGCGAGCAATTTCTGCCGTGCCACTCGCATCGATAACCAAGCCAAGAATTGCAGCGGAACGGCGGATAATTTTCTCCAAATCCGCCACTTGATAGAAGTCGAGGCGAAACGTCGAACCGAAGCGGTCACGTAGGGGTGACGTCAGCAATCCAGCTCGCGTTGTTGCGCCTACTAAAGTAAAGCGCTTCAGATCAAGCTTCACAGTACGTGCCGATGGTCCCTGCCCTACTACAAGGTCGAGCTGAAAATCTTCCATCGCTGGATAGAGCAGTTCTTCAACCACACGATTGAGTCGATGGATCTCATCAATAAAGAGCACATCTCCGCTATCGAGGTTGGTGAGAATCGCTGCTAAGTCACCAGGTCGTTCAATCACTGGACCAGTCGTCGCATGAATATTCACTTCCATCTCGCGTGAGATGATGTGGGCCATTGACGTCTTACCAAGGCCTGGTGGACCACAGAACAAGGTGTGATCAAGCACATCGCCACGCTGTTTGGCAGCATCGATAGCAATGCGTAAATTCTGCTTGACACCGTCTTGGCCAATGTATTCGTTGAGTGACCGTGGTCGTAGTGATCCCTCAACATGA
Encoded proteins:
- the ruvB gene encoding Holliday junction branch migration DNA helicase RuvB; protein product: MKAKKKPVFDQPEELLPVATASLEAGGDKPEDHVEGSLRPRSLNEYIGQDGVKQNLRIAIDAAKQRGDVLDHTLFCGPPGLGKTSMAHIISREMEVNIHATTGPVIERPGDLAAILTNLDSGDVLFIDEIHRLNRVVEELLYPAMEDFQLDLVVGQGPSARTVKLDLKRFTLVGATTRAGLLTSPLRDRFGSTFRLDFYQVADLEKIIRRSAAILGLVIDASGTAEIARRSRGTPRIANRLLRRVRDFAQVKNHGVIQRDVAREALQLLEVDDVGFDKMDRAILLTIIEKFNGGPVGVETIAAAIGEEKSTVEDVYEPYLIQEGYLQRTPRGRLATLQAYRHFGMTRSDGGAQGQLF